The genomic region GCATTGAAAAGGCGTGAAGCATGAATGTGCTATAAtgccacctcttcttcccttgTGTAGGAAGACCCTCGGCCAAGAGATCGAGCAACATCGATTTGCCTGTGCCCACCTCGCCCGACAGAAAAAGCCCTTTGGGAGAGTTTACATGGAGAGCGGCTTGCTGGTCAGTGAGTGTTCTTGTCAGGGCAAGACTGTCTTTGCTGTCGTCTCGCTGAAAAAGTTTGGAAAAGAGAGGATTCCGACGAatgggatgggtgggagaCGCTATATCGTCTCCTCCATGTGCACTCGTGGTGACAGGATCAATGACTCTGGCAATCTGGCCCAGCCTGCTTTGATACTCGTGGGTGGGTTTGTAGTCTTTGAGTCTTGTGTATATCTTTTGAAGGTGGTGTGCGAGACGGTACTGTGCCGCATCAGGGCTGTAAGCACCTGTAGCTATCAGGGACGTGTACTTGACAAAGGGGTcagtgatggtgagggatgtGGCCGCTCGGTTCATGGCTGCTGATTCACAGTCTCTCGATTGCCAGGAAACATATCGAAATGGAGAGATATTGGCCAGATTGCTATCTTGGTTATCCCACGCCGACAAGGTTGGATAGTGAGTgtgtcgttggtggtgggtggtcgtTGCGACGGAATAATACCGCGACGGAGCCCCAATCCGCGATGATGTCACTCACTGTCCGTGGTCCCCTAAAAGTCCAGAATTTGCTGACTGCAACGGTGGACTAACCCATTGCGAGGCCTTTCCTCCTGATGGCGAGAAAATGGAATGAGAAGAGGAGCTAtggccaaaaaagaaaacaatgaGGTGAAAGGTAAAGAGGGATCACAACTACCAAGTGTAAAGGAAGTGAAAAGATAGTGGTCGAGAGGAAAGTTCCCAAAGGCTTTTCTGAAAACATGGGGGTTGTTAGCGAGAGACTTCGATATCAAACGATGGCCTTCGGTTAGACCGCCATGCCATACCTTTGCATTGAATAGAAAGCATCAAAATAACTGGCTACAAAGCTCTAAAAATTCCCTTCAAAGACATACAGCTTTTTTTAAGGGTTCACAAAGGCCTTGTTAGACCTTGGCTGCGCTCACTACATCCTCAAATCACCTGGAGATGCTGCTCTTCAACGTCTCGATTTAACACTTTTTTGCGGTGGAGATCACAGTTCTTGGCCGTGCTCCCCAATCGGGTGCTAGCGCGAAGAAAGCACTGGCAGCTTGGTCTCCACGTTTTGCGGCTCGGAGCCAATCAGGTATCAATACTTTTTCTACCAAAGTCAACACAGGCCAATCGCTGAAGGCTTCGTCACTCGTGCCTGTGGAAAGGTCAAACCGAAAAGAAGCGTCGCCCTTCAAttccatcctcttccgcccTCTCCAGAACCTGACAGCAGCCTGTGTTTACCTTTTATCAGCGATTTCGAGCATTCTACCCATTCCACCAGAGACATGCTGAGATAGAGCATCGACTACCCGATTTCCACGAACCCCAGTGGCGTCTCTCTCAATCGGCGGTCCCGTCGCCAGGTCGCGCATCATCAGCAcctgaagaaaaaaaaaaaacatcaccacatcaaGTCGCGACCGCGAACTCGATGTTTGCACCCACTCTCCAAGAAGGCGGGCCCGCGAAGGGAACCCGCAGCAGTCGCCGTCGTCAGCGACCTTTGAGCGGCGAGAATTCAGCACAACAACCCAAAGCGAAACGGCAAAGACTGCCATTGTCGGAAACGACTTTTGCGAATCCTGATGCCGCTGCCACTGCCGCGCCCGAGAACTTTGAGGTGAAGTCGGACCAGCTCGACCTTCTTGGCACGAAGAGCGACGGGATTGAGAATGTCGGCGTGCCGCGGCGGGAGCTCAGTGTCCGTTTCAAGAAGCCAAAGGCCGGCGAGAGACCAAACAAGGGCGATGGGAGTGTTGTTCTGGTATGTCTCCCATGCGCCGTAGATGATCTCGATGTATGCTGACTAGTTACTCTTTACAGACACAGAACAATGCGTACACAGTGAGCAAGCTGCCAGCGTTGCCGGATAGGCTCCGCGCCGACGCGCAGAGTAAGACTTACCTGCCTGTACCCTTAGGCGAGGGAACTCCGCGTGGACTTGTGATGCTAACTCCTCTAACAGACCGACAGCAGGGTGCCATCTTTTCTTCAAGCGGCTATGCCCTGACCCTCACCCATACGCACGCCTTCGTATGGCCATATGCATCGACCGTCTCGTCTCCCGAAACATTCGTTTTCACACTCCCCTATCCCTCGAAGCACGTCAACGACCCTCTACCTCTCGGCTCCCTAGTACCACCATCCGCCGCCTCTGATGAACCGGGTCTGGTGGTTGTCATGCCTGTCAGCGGCAAAATCGCCTACTGGGAATCTATTGCGAGCGCCGCTACTCTCGACTTCATCCGCCAGCAACGGAACGGGGTCGAGGACACCATCCCGGGTATGTTCTCCGGAGAGCATGTCCTTCAGATTGTAAACGCGGAAACTTCTGCCTTCATCCTTGTTCTGAGCAGTGGTCGCCTTGCCTACATGAGCGTCAGGGATACCCACGGCCGACCTGGAATCTCCGTCCAATTCCTCCGCGACGGCTTGTCCAACAATTTGGGGGGCTTCCTTGGCAACATCCGCAACGCCTTTTCTGGCTCCTCATCTCGGACCGACATTGCAGCCGCACGGGCAACACATGGGTCGAACGTCGGAGAGCGCATCATTGCCGCCGCTTCCACCAAAGGGAGATTATGCTTTTGGAAGATCCATCGTGGCGGTCAGCACGAGTTGCTTATCGACTTTCCTCTGCGAGATGCCTTGAGCGAAGCAGTCCGCGCAACCGACAAGAAAGCTCAGGAGTTCACACCGGATTCTTTTGAGGTATTGGACTTTACCTTTGTACCACGAGGCGTTGGAGACAACTACATTAGTGCCAGTCGACTCAACAAGTATGACCTTGAACAAGGGATCGACACGGTACAGCATGGATTGTTGCTAGTATCACACTCGGACAGGCGCCAGTCTCGATATGCCATTGTGGAGGTGACgatcgaggagggtgattATCGACTTGGTATTGTTCGCCCGATAAATTCatacaccacccccgtcaGACCTGTTGCTGCCGAGAAACCCCGACTCCACCTACCACGTCCAGCACTTGTTGCTTTCGTCGTATTTGACCGGGCCGTAGTTGTTGCCTCCATGGGTTTGCTCCCCGAGTCTCCTGACGTGCAGCTGCTGGACGACGCTCATGTCTTACCGCCAACGTTTGAGGACGTGATTGACTTTCGAGATGAGCATTCATTACAGGTGGTTGGCTCCGGCAGCGAAGAGCCCAGCAGCAATGATCCGGGTCAAGATGGGCAGCGTATCCACCGATTCAGAACCAAAAATCCGGCCGTCGTGCTCTTGTTGCAGGGTGTTGGGACTGTCAGGGTTGCCGTGACGGATGTGGACCGATTCACTACTAACCAGCCGCCACAAATCACAGCAAAGAGCAAGCTCGAGCAGGCCGTCTTCTTTGGGGTCAAGGGGGACAACCCGCTCGTCTTTCGGGGCAAGAGGCAGCTTCCTTTCTCCGCGCAGGATATTGGAACAGCCGCTATCCTGCTCAGCAGCGAGATCCTGGGCTCCAAGACACCTTTCATTTCCAACATCTCAGCCTCCCTCGAAAACAACCTTCGGCTACGGATCAGCTATCTGGATGGCCTAATCTCCTACCTTGGCGAGCTCGCGATTGAGCTGGATGCCCAAACCCGCTGGAAGTTGCTCTACAACGCCGAAAAACTGGCGGTTGCAACATACGTGTGGCAGAAGCATGAGGACTTCCTCGCACAGCGACCACAAGGAGAGAGAACAGTGGTCACGGAAATCGTTGCCTGGATTCATGAAAGCCAAAAAACGGACCTCAACATGGCGGTCGGAGAGGTTGATCCTGTCCGGCATTGGTTTATTCATGACGTCTGGAGATTCGACATCTTCCTTGCTTGGACTTATCAGGTCATCAAGTACATCTACACAAAGGGAGTTGTCAACTCTGATGATGAAATCACCCGACTGGCATGGGAAGCCGCTACTGTCGAGAACGGAGCGCTTGCCGAGGCCCGGAAGTTCCGTCTCTCCAGGGCTAATGACTATGGAGTGAGCGGCACTGAGGTCCCGGGCGGCACCCGATTCCCAGAGCCCTGGTCTGCTACTCATCTCATTATTCACAACCACAAGCGACTTGTTGAGTTCTGTTTCAAGTGGCTCGACTCTCATCAACCAGCACAAGAGAGCAACCCCGCCAACAAAATGCTCCTCGAGTCAACCCGAGGTCTGCTGCCACCTTTGATCAGCCAATACCTGCAATCCTTGATCGACCAGGCCTCGTGGGCTACGGAAAGTGAAGTCTCGGAAATTCAGGAACGCGGAAAACTCTATCTGAAGGCGTACGCGGAGGAGGTTTATGACAAGGTAACCCGTCTGAAGGACTTTGAACTCTGGGAGGAGGCTATCCAGCTTGCCAAAGAGTACAAGGGCTTTGACGCCCTTGCCGAAGTCGTTGTGCAGCAGATTCTGTTGGTGGAGCAGAAGGCCGCCAGCGCCGTCCCCCAAAACGCCGAGAACATGCAGTTCCAGgttgaagagaagaagaagcgtATGGGCAGGCTATTTGACGACTATGGAGCGAACTTTGCCTTCCGTGCTTATGAGGTCCTGCTCGAGAACAGTGGAGTCCAGGCCGTTCTCGACTTTCCATACGACAGACATGGCTTTGCTACGCTATTCCTCCGGGCCAAGCctgagctggccaagatttCATGGATCAACGATGTCCAACGAGAACACGATATTGACCATGCTGCCGAAACTCTTCTCAATCTGGGTCTGAGCCGCAAGCAGCAGATCTGGAATAAGAAGATTGAGCTCAGCCTGGGCAAGCTGGCCTTTATGGCTGAGGAAGCTGAACAGTCCACGAATGGAGGCCACGCCAGCAGCGCATCCACTGATCTTCTGGCCAAGACCAGCATCAACCTGGAAAAGATTGAACAAGAGCTGGAGATTATCAAGATCCAGGACACTCTCTACAAGACCATCCtgcccatcatcaaggagggggttgacgagTCGGCGGAGCTGGAGCTTCTTCTCAAGGAGCAAGCCGTGCTGATTCCCAAGAGACAAAAGGCGCTCCACCGGATTTTTGAGGACGGCATGTCTCGCTTGCTCAAGCACGAGGCGTTGCATCCCGCCACCTTGATCGACCTGCTCACGCTGGCCGACCTGGGCGAGCAGTACGAGCACGTGATCCCGGACCCGTTTTGTCTGGCCCTCAAGGTTGCTAAGTACGGCCTCAAGGGCGAGGAACGTGCTAAGGCGGTGCGGCTGATCTGGCGTCGCTGTTTTGTTCGCGACAATTGGAAGGCTGTCAACCAGACTAAGAACAAGGGTGACGAGGCGCAGCTGACGTTGTTGGGCAACACGGCTACCTACCATGCCCTCTTTGCTGTTTACGAGCAGAGTAAGTTGTTCATTTGTCAGGGACTGGATCACATGCTAACTGCCCACCACGCAACAACAGGACTCTCAGACGACAAGTTCAGCCCGTTTGTCAAGCCTTCGGAGTGTTTGGGGGTGTacacggaggaggtggaccGACGGTTTGGGAACCTGGACGAGCAGGCGCAGCAGAAGATATTGGAGAATATGAagtgggaggatgatgagctgaggGGGTATgttgagaaggcgagggcggatGCGTGGTTTCTCACGACGAGCGAGTATGCTGAGAAGACGGTGACGGCGGCGTTTAGCGAGCTGACGGCGGCTGGGAGGTCGAGTGTtaatggggatggtgggagcgaggaggcggcgatTCTGAAGAAGTTTGCGGAGAAGGCAGCGGCGGGTAAGGATGGGGGAAAGAATGGGGGTGGGGGCTTGTTCGCGGTTTGAGGGGtaggagaggagaggattgtTTGTGGGTTTTTTGTCATGATGATTTTTTTGCTGTTATTGCTGAAGGGAAGGGAGTGAGCGAGAAAGTACCTAGGGAACGAAAATGAATTTGGGCGTCGGGGGGGGCGGGTTTGGACTGTTTTTTCATGTTGATGTTATTAATGGGATGgggacacacacacacacacacacaacacacaccagATGAATGtgacttctttttttctctcttctgtttgttttgttctcGTAAATATCATGATGTTGGATTTGGaagggatggtggtggtggtgatgggtgagTGGGTGGTTTAAGGCGATGTGTTTTGGGCGGGGGCGAAGGATGGGAAATACAACAACATTGTTGAGACATAGGCAATGACCAAACTGAAAGTGTAGAAGTAATTCGTCATATAGGCTTGCTACTTTTGCTGCTTGGGAGTTTTGACATTTTTTCTCTCTCGTTCTGATGGAGTGGggtgaaaaagggggtgagAAGCAGTGTATGGAGGTAGTTGAGCATGAGAATTTCTTGAGTGACATACAAGCTACCTAGGTGGCTTGAAAAAAGATGTGTGAATGAAGTGAA from Podospora bellae-mahoneyi strain CBS 112042 chromosome 4, whole genome shotgun sequence harbors:
- a CDS encoding hypothetical protein (COG:U; COG:Y; BUSCO:EOG09260EPS; EggNog:ENOG503NTX6), translating into MFAPTLQEGGPAKGTRSSRRRQRPLSGENSAQQPKAKRQRLPLSETTFANPDAAATAAPENFEVKSDQLDLLGTKSDGIENVGVPRRELSVRFKKPKAGERPNKGDGSVVLTQNNAYTVSKLPALPDRLRADAQNRQQGAIFSSSGYALTLTHTHAFVWPYASTVSSPETFVFTLPYPSKHVNDPLPLGSLVPPSAASDEPGLVVVMPVSGKIAYWESIASAATLDFIRQQRNGVEDTIPGMFSGEHVLQIVNAETSAFILVLSSGRLAYMSVRDTHGRPGISVQFLRDGLSNNLGGFLGNIRNAFSGSSSRTDIAAARATHGSNVGERIIAAASTKGRLCFWKIHRGGQHELLIDFPLRDALSEAVRATDKKAQEFTPDSFEVLDFTFVPRGVGDNYISASRLNKYDLEQGIDTVQHGLLLVSHSDRRQSRYAIVEVTIEEGDYRLGIVRPINSYTTPVRPVAAEKPRLHLPRPALVAFVVFDRAVVVASMGLLPESPDVQLLDDAHVLPPTFEDVIDFRDEHSLQVVGSGSEEPSSNDPGQDGQRIHRFRTKNPAVVLLLQGVGTVRVAVTDVDRFTTNQPPQITAKSKLEQAVFFGVKGDNPLVFRGKRQLPFSAQDIGTAAILLSSEILGSKTPFISNISASLENNLRLRISYLDGLISYLGELAIELDAQTRWKLLYNAEKLAVATYVWQKHEDFLAQRPQGERTVVTEIVAWIHESQKTDLNMAVGEVDPVRHWFIHDVWRFDIFLAWTYQVIKYIYTKGVVNSDDEITRLAWEAATVENGALAEARKFRLSRANDYGVSGTEVPGGTRFPEPWSATHLIIHNHKRLVEFCFKWLDSHQPAQESNPANKMLLESTRGLLPPLISQYLQSLIDQASWATESEVSEIQERGKLYLKAYAEEVYDKVTRLKDFELWEEAIQLAKEYKGFDALAEVVVQQILLVEQKAASAVPQNAENMQFQVEEKKKRMGRLFDDYGANFAFRAYEVLLENSGVQAVLDFPYDRHGFATLFLRAKPELAKISWINDVQREHDIDHAAETLLNLGLSRKQQIWNKKIELSLGKLAFMAEEAEQSTNGGHASSASTDLLAKTSINLEKIEQELEIIKIQDTLYKTILPIIKEGVDESAELELLLKEQAVLIPKRQKALHRIFEDGMSRLLKHEALHPATLIDLLTLADLGEQYEHVIPDPFCLALKVAKYGLKGEERAKAVRLIWRRCFVRDNWKAVNQTKNKGDEAQLTLLGNTATYHALFAVYEQRLSDDKFSPFVKPSECLGVYTEEVDRRFGNLDEQAQQKILENMKWEDDELRGYVEKARADAWFLTTSEYAEKTVTAAFSELTAAGRSSVNGDGGSEEAAILKKFAEKAAAGKDGGKNGGGGLFAV